From Anaerolineae bacterium, a single genomic window includes:
- a CDS encoding carboxypeptidase regulatory-like domain-containing protein — TPLPPTLPPPPTATPTPLPYFVSSHSSENNCADIGLKGVVNGPDGLPQAGVQLQYGEIGVSGSRFTTKTDANGRYTALLLPGTAKAYAYSAHNWYIYVLQNGQQASEEFKFTTDPIYAQNPSHCKGVDPEEEEEEFLEKGCILDPCRNDDSIQVKVINWQMRQFN, encoded by the coding sequence ACGCCGCTCCCGCCCACGCTTCCTCCTCCCCCTACCGCCACCCCCACCCCCTTGCCCTATTTTGTTTCATCTCATTCCAGCGAAAACAACTGCGCCGACATCGGCTTAAAAGGGGTAGTCAACGGGCCTGATGGGTTGCCCCAGGCCGGCGTCCAGCTTCAATATGGAGAAATAGGTGTATCGGGCAGCCGCTTCACCACCAAAACCGATGCCAACGGCCGCTATACCGCCCTCCTTTTGCCCGGCACAGCCAAAGCGTATGCTTATTCGGCCCATAACTGGTACATCTATGTTCTCCAAAACGGGCAGCAGGCCAGCGAAGAGTTCAAATTCACCACCGACCCTATTTACGCTCAAAACCCTTCTCACTGTAAAGGCGTTGACCCTGAAGAAGAAGAAGAGGAGTTCCTGGAAAAGGGCTGCATTCTGGACCCCTGTAGAAACGACGACTCTATCCAAGTAAAAGTGATCAACTGGCAAATGAGGCAATTTAATTGA
- a CDS encoding ATPase, giving the protein MTPITPRERFSLGSTELDEMVGGGLLRGTATLVSGAPGVGKTTLGLQFLIAGIKAGQSGLMVSFEEFPSSLIRDALQLGWDLNALENEGLFKIIFTSPEVFLGSLKAEDSPLAETLQVLAPQRVVIDSTAHFQRMTDDFPIELRDIYNSLVNALKREGMTSLLLDEAINVVEVQHGRMATLPFVVDTVILLRYVEIDSTMQRAITVMKMRGSTHQKEIRRFEIKKGGLKIREPFSGREGLLSGVTHRTA; this is encoded by the coding sequence ATGACCCCAATCACGCCAAGAGAACGATTTTCTTTAGGTTCCACAGAATTAGATGAAATGGTTGGCGGTGGATTATTAAGAGGAACAGCCACCCTGGTTAGTGGCGCGCCGGGGGTTGGCAAAACCACGCTGGGCCTGCAATTTTTGATAGCCGGCATCAAAGCCGGCCAATCCGGCTTAATGGTATCCTTTGAAGAATTCCCCTCTTCCCTCATCAGAGATGCCCTGCAATTAGGCTGGGATTTGAATGCCCTGGAAAACGAGGGGCTGTTCAAGATAATTTTTACTTCGCCCGAAGTCTTTCTGGGCAGCTTGAAGGCCGAAGATAGCCCATTGGCCGAAACCTTGCAGGTTTTAGCTCCCCAACGGGTAGTAATAGACAGCACGGCCCACTTTCAGCGAATGACCGACGATTTTCCCATTGAACTCCGAGACATTTACAACAGCCTGGTTAACGCCTTAAAACGAGAAGGCATGACGTCTTTACTGCTAGACGAAGCCATCAACGTGGTGGAAGTCCAACACGGCCGCATGGCTACCTTGCCCTTTGTGGTTGACACGGTTATTTTACTGCGCTATGTTGAAATTGACAGCACTATGCAGCGGGCCATTACCGTGATGAAAATGCGGGGCAGCACGCATCAAAAGGAAATCAGAAGATTTGAAATCAAAAAGGGCGGCCTGAAAATACGCGAGCCGTTCAGCGGCAGAGAGGGCCTGCTTTCAGGGGTTACGCATCGTACCGCTTAA